The following coding sequences lie in one Erwinia amylovora genomic window:
- the nagE gene encoding PTS N-acetyl glucosamine transporter subunit IIABC: protein MNILGFFQRLGRSLQLPIAVLPVAALMLRFGQPDLLNMPFIAQGGGAIFDNLPLIFAIGVASTWSKDNAGAAALAGAVGYFIMTKAMVTISPTVNMGVLAGIVTGLIAGMTYNRWAGIKLPDFLSFFGGKRFVPIATGFFCLLLAAVFGYVWPPVQAAIHAGGEWIVSEGAFGAGIFGLVNRLLIPTGLHQVLNTIAWFQIGEFTNAAGAVVHGDINRFYAGDGTAGMFMSGFFPIMMFGLPGAALAMYLAAPKARRPMVGGMLLSVAVTAFLTGVTEPLEFLFMFLAPALYLIHALLTGISLFAATALGIHAGFSFSAGAIDYALMYKLPAASHNVWLLMVMGAVAFVIYFTLFSAVIRMFNLKTPGREDAFEQQGGNSNTEEGLSQLSRQYIGAVGGSDNLNVIDACITRLRLSVKDAARVDDAACKRLGASGVVKLNKQTIQVIVGAKAESIAEEMKKLIARGPVAATNSACTAPAAPQAVPNSAKGIVATLVAPVSGTVVAIEQVPDEAFASKAVGDGLAIQPTSSTVVAPAAGTLVKIFNTNHAFCLETDKGVEVVVHMGLDTVALEGKGFTRLVEEGAQVVGGQPILEMDLAFLNTHARSMVSPVVVSNIEDFAGLTLLAGETVVAGETRLYEING, encoded by the coding sequence GTGAATATACTAGGATTTTTCCAACGATTGGGGCGGTCTTTACAGCTGCCGATAGCCGTGCTGCCAGTGGCCGCGTTGATGCTGCGTTTTGGTCAGCCTGACTTACTCAATATGCCATTTATTGCTCAGGGCGGCGGAGCCATTTTCGACAATCTCCCGCTTATCTTTGCCATTGGGGTGGCGTCAACCTGGTCTAAAGATAACGCCGGAGCAGCCGCGCTGGCGGGCGCTGTGGGCTACTTCATCATGACGAAGGCCATGGTGACCATTAGCCCTACGGTGAATATGGGCGTTCTGGCGGGGATCGTTACCGGCCTGATTGCGGGTATGACCTATAATCGCTGGGCCGGTATTAAACTGCCTGACTTTCTCAGCTTCTTTGGTGGCAAACGTTTTGTCCCCATTGCCACCGGTTTCTTCTGTTTGCTGCTGGCAGCGGTATTTGGCTACGTCTGGCCTCCGGTGCAGGCTGCTATTCATGCCGGCGGGGAGTGGATTGTTTCTGAAGGCGCGTTCGGCGCCGGTATTTTCGGGCTGGTTAATCGTCTTCTGATCCCTACCGGCCTGCATCAGGTGCTGAATACCATTGCGTGGTTCCAGATTGGTGAATTCACCAATGCTGCCGGTGCGGTGGTACACGGTGATATCAACCGCTTCTATGCCGGTGACGGCACGGCGGGGATGTTCATGTCCGGCTTCTTCCCTATCATGATGTTTGGCCTGCCGGGGGCGGCGCTGGCGATGTATCTGGCGGCACCAAAGGCGCGACGTCCGATGGTGGGCGGGATGCTGCTGTCCGTTGCGGTGACCGCATTTCTGACCGGGGTGACCGAGCCGCTGGAATTCCTGTTCATGTTCCTGGCTCCGGCGCTGTATCTGATCCACGCCCTGTTGACCGGTATCAGTCTCTTTGCAGCAACCGCGCTGGGCATCCATGCCGGGTTCTCGTTCTCGGCTGGCGCTATCGACTATGCATTGATGTATAAACTGCCGGCGGCGAGCCATAACGTCTGGCTGCTGATGGTGATGGGTGCCGTTGCATTTGTCATTTACTTCACGCTGTTCAGCGCAGTTATCCGCATGTTTAATTTGAAAACTCCCGGGCGTGAAGATGCCTTCGAGCAGCAGGGTGGCAACAGCAATACAGAAGAAGGACTGAGTCAGCTTTCGCGTCAGTATATAGGGGCGGTTGGCGGTTCAGATAACCTGAACGTGATAGATGCCTGCATCACCCGTCTGCGGCTGTCGGTTAAAGATGCTGCGCGGGTCGATGATGCAGCCTGCAAACGTTTAGGGGCTTCAGGGGTAGTAAAACTGAACAAGCAGACGATCCAGGTGATTGTTGGCGCGAAAGCCGAATCGATTGCCGAAGAGATGAAGAAACTGATCGCCAGGGGGCCGGTGGCCGCGACGAACAGTGCCTGCACTGCGCCCGCAGCGCCGCAGGCGGTACCGAATAGCGCCAAGGGTATTGTCGCAACGCTGGTGGCTCCGGTCAGCGGAACCGTAGTGGCCATCGAACAGGTACCTGATGAAGCCTTTGCCAGCAAAGCGGTCGGTGACGGGCTGGCTATCCAGCCAACCAGCAGCACCGTTGTTGCTCCGGCAGCCGGAACGCTGGTGAAAATCTTCAATACCAACCATGCTTTCTGCCTGGAAACCGATAAAGGGGTGGAAGTGGTGGTGCATATGGGGCTGGATACCGTTGCGCTGGAAGGTAAAGGCTTTACCCGTCTGGTTGAAGAGGGCGCACAGGTGGTGGGCGGTCAACCGATACTGGAAATGGACCTTGCTTTCCTCAATACGCACGCTCGCTCAATGGTCAGTCCGGTCGTGGTCAGCAATATTGAAGACTTCGCCGGTTTAACGCTGTTGGCGGGTGAAACCGTCGTTGCCGGTGAAACACGGTTATATGAAATTAACGGCTAA
- the glnS gene encoding glutamine--tRNA ligase — translation MSEAEARPTNFIRQIIDEDLANGKHNIVHTRFPPEPNGYLHIGHAKSICLNFGIAQDYQGQCNLRFDDTNPVKEDLEFVESIKRDVQWLGFQWSGEVRYSSDYFEQLHHYAVELIGKGLAYVDELSPEQIREYRGSLTSAGKNSPYRDRSVAENLELFARMRNGEFAEGSACLRAKIDMASSFIVLRDPVIYRIKFADHHQTGNKWCIYPMYDFTHCISDALEGITHSLCTLEFQDNRRLYDWVLDNITIPVHPRQYEFSRLNLEYAIMSKRKLNLLVSEKVVEGWDDPRMLTVSGLRRRGYSAESVREFCRRIGVTKQDNIVEMAALESCIRDDLNENAPRAMAVLDAVKVVIENLPAHHEEMISMPNHPNRPEMGTREVPFSREIYIDRADFREEANKHYKRLVLGKEVRLRNAYVIKAERIAKDEAGNITCLFCSCDIDTLSKDPADGRKVKGVIHWVSAEHALPAEFRLYDRLFNVPNPAAEEDFLSTINPDSLVIRQGFVEPGMQQAQASAPYQFEREGYFCADSVYSSPAKLVFNRTVGLRDTWAKNGE, via the coding sequence ATGAGTGAGGCTGAAGCCCGCCCAACTAACTTTATTCGTCAGATTATTGATGAAGACCTGGCGAACGGTAAGCACAATATCGTGCATACGCGCTTTCCGCCTGAGCCTAACGGCTATCTGCACATTGGCCATGCCAAATCAATTTGCCTGAACTTTGGTATCGCACAAGACTATCAGGGGCAATGTAATCTGCGTTTCGACGACACCAACCCGGTAAAAGAAGATCTGGAATTCGTTGAGTCAATCAAACGTGATGTGCAGTGGCTCGGCTTCCAGTGGAGTGGGGAAGTACGATACTCATCTGACTATTTCGAGCAATTGCACCATTATGCCGTTGAACTGATCGGTAAAGGCCTGGCTTACGTTGACGAACTGTCACCAGAACAGATCCGCGAATACCGTGGCAGCCTGACATCAGCGGGTAAAAACAGCCCGTACCGCGACCGTAGTGTGGCAGAGAACCTTGAGCTGTTCGCCAGAATGCGAAACGGCGAGTTCGCTGAAGGCAGCGCCTGTCTGCGTGCCAAAATCGATATGGCTTCCAGTTTTATCGTGCTGCGCGATCCGGTGATCTACCGTATCAAGTTTGCCGACCACCACCAGACGGGTAATAAGTGGTGCATCTACCCGATGTATGACTTTACCCACTGCATATCCGATGCGCTGGAAGGTATTACGCATTCGCTATGTACTCTGGAGTTCCAGGATAACCGTCGTCTGTACGACTGGGTGCTCGACAACATCACTATTCCGGTGCATCCGCGGCAGTATGAGTTTTCACGCCTTAATCTTGAATACGCGATCATGTCCAAGCGTAAACTGAACCTGCTGGTATCAGAGAAAGTGGTTGAGGGCTGGGACGATCCGCGCATGCTCACCGTTTCTGGTCTGCGCCGCCGTGGTTACAGCGCAGAATCTGTTCGTGAGTTCTGCCGCCGCATTGGCGTGACCAAACAGGACAATATCGTGGAGATGGCGGCGCTGGAAAGCTGCATTCGTGACGACCTCAATGAAAATGCACCGCGCGCCATGGCGGTACTGGATGCGGTCAAAGTGGTGATTGAAAATCTGCCGGCGCATCATGAAGAGATGATCAGCATGCCGAATCATCCTAACAGGCCCGAAATGGGCACGCGCGAAGTGCCGTTCAGCCGCGAGATTTACATCGATCGTGCTGACTTCCGTGAAGAAGCGAATAAGCACTATAAGCGCCTGGTTCTGGGTAAAGAAGTGCGGCTGCGTAATGCCTACGTGATCAAAGCTGAACGTATCGCCAAGGATGAAGCGGGTAACATCACCTGCCTGTTCTGCTCTTGCGATATTGATACCCTGAGCAAAGACCCTGCCGATGGCCGCAAAGTGAAGGGCGTGATCCATTGGGTTTCAGCAGAGCACGCGTTGCCGGCAGAATTCCGCCTGTACGACCGTTTGTTCAACGTGCCTAATCCGGCGGCGGAGGAGGATTTCCTCTCTACCATCAACCCGGACTCACTGGTTATTCGCCAGGGTTTTGTTGAGCCAGGTATGCAGCAGGCGCAGGCCTCTGCCCCTTACCAGTTCGAGCGCGAAGGTTACTTCTGCGCCGACAGTGTTTACTCCAGTCCGGCTAAGCTGGTGTTTAACCGTACCGTTGGTCTGCGTGACACCTGGGCGAAAAACGGCGAATAA
- the mtr gene encoding tryptophan permease has protein sequence MAVPASAALPSTLWGTLIIGGTIIGAGMFSLPVVMSGAWFLWSSMMLLVTWFCMLLSGLLYLEASLHYPAGSSFNTVTRDLLGRGWNAFNGLSVVFVLGILTYAYISASGAIIQHSLNQLNVGISARMAGLLFTLLVALFIWLGTAVVSRMTLIFLGAKVVTFLMIFGGLLWHVQPANLMDSGTSESHYLRYLWIVVPFCLASFGYHGNIAGLIGFYGKDGGRISRCLVYGTLLALVIYFVWIIGTMGNIPRPEFKQIAAQGGNIDVMVTALSGVLQSRNLNLLLDIFSNFAVACSFLGVSLGFFDYLADLFRLDNSATGRLKTTVLTFILPLTAALIWPNGFLLAIGYAGLAATIWAVITPALLAWRARQRFATPSWRVRGGMLPVVLVLIFGAMNAVVSIISYGGWLPVYAQ, from the coding sequence ATGGCTGTGCCCGCTTCTGCTGCTCTACCTTCCACTCTGTGGGGGACTTTAATCATCGGCGGTACCATTATTGGTGCCGGCATGTTCTCCCTGCCGGTTGTGATGTCCGGTGCATGGTTTCTCTGGTCATCAATGATGTTGCTCGTCACCTGGTTTTGCATGTTGCTATCCGGGTTGCTCTATCTTGAGGCCAGCCTGCACTATCCCGCCGGATCCAGTTTCAACACCGTCACTCGCGATTTGCTGGGGCGCGGCTGGAATGCGTTTAATGGCCTGTCGGTGGTCTTTGTGTTGGGTATTCTGACCTACGCCTATATCTCGGCCAGCGGCGCGATTATCCAGCACAGTTTGAATCAACTGAATGTGGGGATTTCGGCGCGCATGGCCGGGCTGCTATTCACGCTGCTGGTCGCGCTGTTTATCTGGCTGGGTACTGCGGTGGTGAGCCGCATGACGCTTATTTTCCTTGGCGCGAAGGTGGTGACATTTCTGATGATCTTTGGCGGGCTGCTATGGCATGTCCAGCCCGCCAATCTGATGGACAGCGGCACGAGTGAAAGTCACTATCTGCGCTATCTGTGGATTGTGGTGCCATTTTGCCTCGCCTCATTTGGCTATCACGGCAACATTGCCGGGCTGATTGGCTTTTATGGCAAAGATGGCGGCCGCATCAGTCGCTGCCTGGTTTACGGGACGTTGCTGGCGCTGGTCATCTATTTTGTCTGGATCATTGGCACGATGGGCAATATCCCGCGTCCTGAATTTAAACAGATTGCCGCGCAGGGAGGGAATATCGATGTTATGGTTACAGCCCTTTCAGGCGTCCTGCAAAGCCGTAACCTCAATCTGCTGCTGGATATTTTCTCTAATTTCGCCGTCGCCTGTTCATTTCTTGGTGTCAGCCTCGGCTTTTTTGATTATCTTGCCGACTTGTTCAGGCTGGATAATTCGGCGACCGGGCGGCTGAAAACCACCGTGCTGACGTTTATTCTGCCATTAACGGCTGCGCTGATCTGGCCCAATGGTTTTCTGCTGGCCATTGGCTATGCCGGGCTGGCGGCGACCATCTGGGCGGTGATCACCCCGGCGCTGCTGGCCTGGCGGGCGCGGCAGCGCTTCGCTACACCGTCATGGCGGGTAAGGGGGGGGATGCTGCCTGTGGTGCTGGTGCTGATATTCGGCGCCATGAATGCGGTGGTTTCAATCATTTCTTACGGTGGCTGGCTGCCGGTTTATGCTCAGTAG
- the fur gene encoding ferric iron uptake transcriptional regulator: protein MTDNNTALKKAGLKVTLPRLKILEVLQEPEGHHVSAEDLYKRLIDMGEEIGLATVYRVLNQFDDAGIVTRHNFEGGKSVFELTQQHHHDHLICLDCGKVIEFRDESIESRQREIATRHGIKLSNHSLYLYGHCALGDCRENETLHDK from the coding sequence ATGACTGACAATAACACCGCATTAAAGAAGGCCGGCCTGAAAGTCACGCTTCCCCGACTGAAAATTCTGGAAGTGCTTCAGGAACCCGAAGGCCATCACGTCAGTGCGGAAGACTTGTACAAGCGCCTGATCGACATGGGCGAAGAGATTGGTTTGGCCACGGTTTACCGCGTACTGAACCAGTTCGACGATGCGGGGATCGTTACCCGCCACAACTTTGAAGGCGGAAAATCCGTCTTTGAATTGACGCAGCAGCACCATCACGACCACCTTATCTGCCTTGACTGCGGCAAAGTTATTGAATTCAGAGACGAATCCATTGAGTCCCGTCAGCGTGAAATTGCCACGCGTCACGGCATCAAACTGAGTAACCACAGCCTGTATCTGTATGGTCACTGTGCTCTGGGCGACTGCCGAGAAAATGAGACGCTCCACGACAAATAA
- the fldA gene encoding flavodoxin FldA: MALVGIFFGSDTGNTENIAKMIQKQLGKDVAEVHDIAKCSKEDLEAFDILLLGIPTWYYGEAQCDWDDFFPTLAEIDFNGKLVALFGCGDQEDYSEYFCDALGTIRDIIEPNGAVIVGHWSTEGYTYEASKGLADDNHFLGLAIDEDRQPELTNQRVDKWVKQIFDELQLKEIIEA; this comes from the coding sequence ATGGCACTTGTCGGCATTTTCTTTGGCAGCGACACAGGTAATACAGAAAATATTGCAAAGATGATCCAGAAACAGCTGGGTAAAGATGTTGCAGAAGTTCATGATATTGCCAAATGCAGCAAAGAAGATCTTGAAGCCTTTGATATTTTGCTGCTGGGCATTCCCACCTGGTACTACGGCGAAGCCCAGTGCGACTGGGATGACTTCTTCCCAACGCTTGCCGAGATCGACTTTAACGGTAAGCTGGTTGCCCTGTTCGGCTGTGGCGATCAGGAAGATTATTCTGAATACTTCTGTGATGCACTGGGAACCATCCGCGATATCATCGAGCCTAACGGTGCGGTGATCGTCGGTCACTGGTCTACCGAGGGTTATACGTATGAAGCCTCAAAAGGTCTCGCGGACGATAACCATTTCCTCGGCCTTGCCATTGATGAGGACAGGCAACCCGAACTCACCAACCAACGCGTTGATAAATGGGTAAAACAGATTTTCGATGAGCTTCAGCTGAAAGAAATCATTGAGGCCTGA
- the ybfE gene encoding LexA regulated protein, translating into MAKENTDRTTLDLFADERRPGRPKTNPLTRDQQLRINKRNQLKRDKVRGLKRVELKMNSDAVEVLNQLAEERNMSRSELIEEMLLEQLQRHQS; encoded by the coding sequence ATGGCAAAAGAGAACACTGACCGCACCACGCTCGATCTGTTTGCAGATGAACGTCGCCCGGGACGACCCAAAACGAATCCGCTGACGCGAGATCAGCAACTGCGTATTAATAAACGCAATCAGCTCAAACGCGATAAAGTGCGCGGGCTGAAGCGTGTCGAACTGAAAATGAACAGCGACGCGGTCGAGGTACTTAATCAGCTGGCTGAAGAACGTAATATGAGTCGCAGCGAACTGATCGAAGAAATGCTGCTTGAGCAGCTGCAACGCCATCAGAGCTGA